In one window of Thermodesulfobacteriota bacterium DNA:
- the ald gene encoding alanine dehydrogenase, which translates to MRVGVPREIKNQEGRVALTPAGAAALAGQGHSVRIEAGAGRAAGLADDAYQAAGATIVASAAEAWDAELVVKVKEPLPAEYDLLAGQILFTFLHLAGVDPELTRRLLAAGTVAVAYETVRDASGRLPLLAPMSAIAGNMAAAVGCYYLGRPQGGKGVQLGQVLGRRHGRVLVIGDGVVGRHAARTAYGLGANVTVAGQKPERAAGLRQEIGAGMSFVLSEPETLAREVAVADLVVGAVLVPGALAPELVSEAMVASMEPGSVIVDVAIDQGGSVATSRPTSHSQPIYQVQGVIHYCVTNMPGAFPRTATLALTDATLPCVLRLAAQGRDALRAPDLAAGVNTFQGRLTCRAVAEGLDMLAAYQPFPSHG; encoded by the coding sequence ATGCGGGTCGGTGTGCCCAGGGAGATCAAGAACCAGGAGGGGCGGGTTGCGCTGACCCCGGCTGGGGCGGCGGCCCTGGCCGGCCAGGGCCATTCGGTGCGGATCGAGGCCGGGGCCGGACGGGCGGCCGGCCTGGCCGATGACGCCTACCAGGCGGCGGGGGCGACCATCGTGGCGTCCGCTGCCGAGGCCTGGGATGCCGAGCTGGTGGTGAAGGTCAAGGAGCCGCTCCCGGCCGAGTACGATCTTCTGGCCGGCCAGATCCTCTTCACCTTCCTGCATCTGGCCGGGGTGGATCCGGAGCTGACCCGGCGGCTCCTGGCCGCCGGCACCGTGGCAGTCGCCTACGAAACGGTGCGGGATGCCAGCGGCCGCCTGCCGCTCCTGGCGCCCATGAGCGCCATCGCCGGCAACATGGCCGCGGCGGTGGGCTGCTACTACCTGGGGCGGCCCCAGGGCGGCAAGGGGGTGCAGCTGGGTCAGGTGCTGGGCCGGCGGCACGGCCGGGTGCTGGTGATCGGCGACGGGGTGGTGGGCCGCCATGCCGCCCGCACCGCGTACGGCCTGGGTGCCAACGTCACCGTGGCCGGCCAGAAGCCGGAGCGGGCCGCCGGGCTGCGGCAGGAGATCGGGGCCGGGATGTCCTTCGTGCTCTCGGAGCCGGAAACCCTGGCCCGGGAGGTGGCGGTCGCCGACCTGGTGGTGGGGGCGGTGCTGGTGCCGGGGGCCCTTGCGCCCGAGCTGGTGAGTGAGGCCATGGTGGCCAGCATGGAGCCGGGCTCGGTGATCGTCGATGTCGCCATCGACCAGGGGGGCTCGGTGGCCACCTCCCGCCCCACGTCCCATTCCCAGCCGATCTACCAGGTCCAGGGCGTCATCCACTACTGTGTCACGAACATGCCGGGCGCCTTTCCGCGCACCGCCACCCTGGCCCTCACGGACGCCACCCTGCCCTGTGTGCTGCGGCTGGCGGCACAAGGCCGCGACGCCCTCCGGGCTCCGGATCTGGCCGCCGGCGTCAACACCTTCCAGGGCCGACTGACCTGCCGGGCCGTGGCAGAGGGGCTGGACATGCTGGCCGCCTATCAGCCCTTCCCGAGCCACGGCTGA
- a CDS encoding Rrf2 family transcriptional regulator, translated as MKLSTRSRYGTRLLMCLARSYGQGPVLLRSVSEEEAISLKYLEQLVIPLRAAGLIKSVRGAKGGYLLAKDPKTIKLIDFLDPLEGGLTLVECTEFPEVCDRATDCKARLLWRDLQETMEEKLSRLTLADIMD; from the coding sequence TTGAAGCTGTCAACCCGGAGCCGTTACGGAACCCGTCTCCTGATGTGTCTGGCCCGCAGCTATGGCCAGGGCCCGGTGCTGTTGCGGAGCGTCTCGGAAGAGGAGGCCATCTCCCTCAAGTACTTGGAGCAGCTGGTGATCCCTTTGCGGGCTGCCGGTCTCATCAAGAGCGTGCGGGGGGCCAAAGGCGGCTACCTCCTGGCCAAGGACCCCAAGACCATCAAGCTCATCGATTTCCTCGACCCCTTGGAAGGCGGCCTGACCCTTGTGGAGTGCACGGAGTTCCCGGAGGTCTGTGACCGCGCCACGGACTGCAAGGCCAGGCTTCTGTGGCGGGACCTGCAAGAGACCATGGAGGAAAAGCTCTCCCGCCTGACCCTGGCCGACATCATGGACTAG
- a CDS encoding aspartate aminotransferase family protein has product MDAAQIMATEDRHMPGFFKKIPIVIERGEGVAVWDTAGRRYLDFTSGWGVTAIGHASPVIRQALADQAGRILQGPSAGLTYSPARAELLALLVSLLPPSLSRVFFANSGAEANDAVIKLARKVTGRLNVIATLQGFHGRTISTASATGQAKHRERFNPLMPNYLFVPFNDLTAMEETLDNSVAAVLLEPIQGEGGVNVPDPGYLPAVSALCQRHGACLIVDEVQTGFGRTGKMFAVDGLGLAIDFMTMGKGIAGGFPFAAFAVTEQVAARLERGDHGGTYCGNPLGCAVAKAVIEHLLGAKVLDNVRQVGQRILSRLQDWQGRFPGLIAEARGQGLLLAMVMTSPAAAEAVYQGALAAGLFLNLTQDKIVRLFPALTLTQGEAEEGLAILEAVLTSAARSGAAA; this is encoded by the coding sequence ATGGACGCTGCCCAGATCATGGCCACCGAGGACCGGCACATGCCGGGCTTCTTCAAGAAGATCCCCATCGTCATCGAGCGGGGGGAGGGCGTGGCAGTTTGGGATACCGCCGGCCGCCGCTACCTGGATTTCACCTCCGGCTGGGGGGTGACCGCCATCGGCCACGCCAGCCCGGTGATCCGGCAGGCCCTGGCGGACCAGGCCGGCCGCATCCTCCAGGGGCCCAGTGCGGGCCTGACCTATTCGCCGGCCCGGGCGGAGCTCCTGGCCCTCCTGGTCTCCCTCCTGCCGCCGAGCCTGTCCCGGGTCTTCTTTGCCAACAGCGGTGCCGAGGCCAACGACGCGGTCATCAAGCTGGCCCGCAAGGTCACTGGCCGGCTCAACGTCATCGCCACCTTGCAGGGCTTTCACGGCCGCACCATCTCCACGGCCTCGGCCACTGGCCAGGCCAAGCATCGGGAGCGGTTCAACCCCTTGATGCCCAACTACCTGTTCGTGCCTTTCAACGATCTGACAGCCATGGAGGAGACCCTGGACAACAGCGTCGCGGCGGTGCTCCTGGAGCCGATCCAGGGCGAGGGGGGGGTGAACGTGCCGGACCCAGGCTATCTGCCGGCGGTATCGGCCCTGTGCCAGCGCCACGGCGCCTGCCTGATCGTCGACGAGGTCCAGACCGGCTTCGGTCGCACGGGCAAGATGTTTGCCGTGGATGGACTGGGGCTGGCCATCGACTTCATGACCATGGGCAAGGGCATTGCCGGCGGCTTCCCCTTTGCCGCCTTCGCGGTCACGGAACAGGTGGCCGCGCGGCTGGAGCGGGGCGACCACGGCGGCACTTACTGCGGTAATCCGCTGGGCTGTGCGGTGGCCAAGGCCGTGATCGAGCACCTCCTGGGCGCCAAGGTGCTGGACAATGTCCGCCAGGTGGGCCAAAGGATCCTCAGCCGCCTGCAGGACTGGCAAGGGCGCTTTCCCGGGCTTATCGCCGAGGCCCGCGGCCAGGGACTGCTTCTGGCCATGGTCATGACCTCACCCGCGGCCGCCGAGGCGGTCTACCAGGGAGCACTGGCGGCGGGTCTGTTCCTGAACCTCACCCAGGACAAGATCGTCCGCCTCTTTCCCGCCCTGACCCTGACCCAGGGGGAGGCGGAGGAAGGGCTGGCGATCCTGGAGGCGGTCCTGACGTCGGCGGCCCGGTCCGGCGCCGCGGCATGA
- the rd gene encoding rubredoxin — protein MSKYQCDVCGYLYDPQQGDPDSGVAPGTPFADLPADWVCPVCGATKDQFSPAAD, from the coding sequence ATGAGCAAGTACCAGTGCGATGTCTGCGGCTATCTCTACGACCCCCAACAGGGTGACCCGGACAGCGGGGTGGCGCCAGGCACCCCCTTTGCCGATCTGCCCGCCGATTGGGTCTGCCCGGTCTGCGGCGCCACCAAGGATCAGTTCTCACCGGCGGCTGATTGA